In Pseudemcibacter aquimaris, the sequence TTTATAATATGGTCGGGTTCCAGACTAAGATGAAATATAAATTCCAAAAGGAAATCTTTAAGAAAATACCTGGCCTTGAAAATGCGGAGTTCGCCCGGCTTGGCGGCCTTCACCGAAATACATTTATCAACAGCCCGAAACTGCTTGATGATCAATTACGATTAAAATCAATGCCGCGCATAAGGTTTGCCGGACAAATCACAGGCGTTGAAGGATATGTGGAAAGCGGCGCCATGGGCATTATGGCGGGCCGTTTCCTGGCGGCGGAAACCTTGGGCGAAGAAATCACCGCCCCGCCAATCGTTACCGGCTTTGGCGCGCTGATCAATCACATCACCGGCGGCCACATCGAAGGGGCCGGCACCGCCAAAACATTCCAACCAATGAATGTGAATTTCGGTATTATGCCGCCGCTTGAAGAAAAGAAACATATGGTTGATGGCCGTATGGTCAAGATTAAACGCAAGTTCAGAAAACCGCTTAAATCAAAACGGGCGCTTGATGCGTTAGAGGTTTGGTTAAATTCTTAATGCTCCCACTTCAGTCATACTCGGACTTGTTCCGAGTATCTCGAGACCCTCGGATCAAGTCCGAGGGTGACAATTTTTTATGGTTTTATATCCGACCCAACAGCGCACTAAAAAACAAACGACATTGGCGTTGAAACGTACTCGCCTTTTCATTGATTTCAAACGGGTTATAACCTGCTGCTTTAAACATATTCAAATAACTGCGGCTTAATGCGCCGAGCAGGAATATGCTTTTGGTTTCTTTGGAAAGCCTTCCCTTTTCATTCGCGATTTGATCAAGATATCCGGTTGCGGACATGCAGAAGCTTTCGATCATTTTGGAAAGATTTTCATTTTTCTCTGCGGCGAAAATATCATTCTTTTTAACACCAAAGCTATCCATCGCATCCTGTGGGAATGATAATTTATTCATGGAAATATGGTAACGAATGGCCCGTAACGTGCCCACAAGCCCCCAAACCATACCAAGATCATAGGATAGCTCAAGCACCTTTTCATCACGTTCCCCGATCATCAGCGCCGCAAGACGCATTAGATTTCCCGACGTATTACCAAGATATTCTTCGAATTCCGAAACCGTTTTCGGATTTTCGTCATAAATATCGGCCTGCCTTGCATCAATGATCGCCATAAATCTGTCTTTTGCAATGCCGCTGCGTTTAATGGCGGCGGATAGTGGCAACACAACTTCATGGTTTCTGGGGTTATCGTCATAAATGCCATCGATAGATTCCCGCCACCATTGAAGCCTTATTTCACCAAGCATTGGTTCTGATACCGCCTCACGGATTTTTGCGACCTCGTGGTTAAAGGCATAAAGCGCAAACAAGTCCTCACGAACGTCTGCTGGTGCAAAAAGTGTCACCAAAAAGCGGTCGTAATCATATTGTTTAATCTGTTTTGCACAGTATGTTTCAAGTTCAGCCATGTTTGGTTTTATACCCATTATTTTATTCGTTTACCACCTAAATGACTGAAAAATACCATCTAATTATTTTAAAAAATAAGAGACATTTTGACCTAAGGTTAATTTACTGTTAAATTTAGCACCGTTCTAAAAATGAACAGGGTAAACCCGAGCAAGGGACAAATAATTATTAAAACAACGGAGAGGGTATCAAATGGCTAAAATCCTAGAATCACTGCCACTTACCATCGCAGCGGGAGTTGTCATTACAATCGTGATGATTTTCGCTACTGAAGCAATTTATGACAGTCAGATGAGCGCGCCGGAAAAGGCCGTTTCTGACATGATGGACAATATGTAAGGAGGCACACTATGGATGAAACAGTATTATTTATAATTCGTTATATGCATGTATTAAGCGGCATTCTTTGGATTGGTCTGCTTTATTATTTTAACTTTGTACAAATTCCAAGCATGCCGAAAATTCCGGATGATCAAAAACCGGCAATTGGTAAAGTAATCGCACCTGAGGCACTATTCTGGTTCCGCTGGGCTGCGATGGCAACACTTGTATTTGGTATCTTCCTTGCCATGTTTAATGGCTATCTGGTTGATGCTTACACACTGAAAATGCCTAATATTGGCTTTGGCATGTGGTTTGGTACAATCATGTGGTTCAACGTTTGGTTCGTTATTTGGCCAAATCAGAAAATCGCACTTGGCATTGTTGATGCACCAGCAGAAGCAAAACCGGCAGCAGCACGCAAAGCGATGCTATTCAGCCGCACAAACACAATGCTTTCAATTCCAATGCTTGCATCAATGATTTCGGCTCAAAACCCAATCATGTAATTTTTGGAAATAATGAATTCAAAAAAGCCGGGCTTTTTTAAGTCCGGCTTTTTATTGCCTTTAAGAAATCCTGTCCATATCAAGTTCGATAATGGCTGTGGTGCCAACACCAACTTCACTTTCAAGTCTAAAACGACAGTTATGCATGGTAACAAGTTGGGTCACGATGGCCAGCCCTAGCCCTGTGCCCTCTTCGTTTAATTCATGGTCATCCTGAATTTGCCCGAATGGGGTTAACACATGTTCAATGCGGTCTTCCGGGATACCAATACCCGTATCCTTGATTTCAATTCTGCCAACTTCATCATTCAATTCCGCCGTAATCGTGATATCACCACCATTTTTGGTGAATTTAACCGCATTAGACAGCAAATTGATAAAGATCCGCTTACATGCTTGCTTATCGCCATAAAAAATAAATGGTTCTTCAATACCAGCTAATTGATTGTTAATTTTAATTTCTTTTGCATCTGCCGCGCCCTGTATCATTTTCACAGTTTCGTTAATGCAAGCTTTGATATCAAAATCCACCTCGGCCAGTTGCATTTTACCGGCTTCAATTTTCGATAGATCAAGCAAATCCTTAATTACATCGGCCAAATGGTTACCGCTGCTGTGAATATCTTCAAGATATTCTCTATATTTCAGTTGTGGAATGGCGCCGTATACTTCGGATTTCATCACGTCGGAAAACCCAATGATTGCATTTAACGGGGTTCTTAATTCATGACTGATATTCGCGAGAAATGTTGATTTCGCCTGATTGGCCTTGTGAGCCTGTCTTTGGGAAATGATCAGTTTTTTTTCTGTTTCTTTTCTTCTGGCAATTTCACGACGCAAAATCATCACCCATGATAAAATTGCAAGTAACGCAATCGCTGATATTGCAATAATTCTATAGATCAATTCATTATTCTGACTCACCTCAACACGCAACGCCATCCAATTTCTGCTGATTTCGATTTTCTCAATTTCCGTCATGGAAATGATTGCCTTTTGCATGGAACTGGCTAGTAATGGCAATTCATTTCTAATTCCCATTGAAATTGCCGTTTGATATGGTGCATCACCCGCAACAACAAGTCCTGCATACCCTTCTGCGGCCATATAATATGATGTGGTTGTAAGGTCACCGATATATGCATCAGCACTTCCGTTTGATACAAGCGACAAGGCCTCACCAATTGTATCCACCTCTATTATATTGATATTAGGGTAATCCTGCTTGATAAATTCGGTAACTGAAAAATCTTTAAGTTGCGCAATTGTCCTGCCGTTTAAGCCATTCATATTGCCAAAAAATTCACCCTCATCAAGTGCGAAAATCACATTGTTAAGCGATATATATGAATCCGTAAACTCAAGAAAACGTCTACGTTCCGGCGTTGATACAATCGCCGAAAGCACGTCTGCTTCGCCTGCTTCAACTTTTGCCATTCCCTCTGGCCAATCTTTATTTCCAGCCCACTGAAATGTTACATTTAATTTTTCTGCAATATTATCCAGATATGCCCCGGAAATACCCGAAATATTACCGTTTTCATCAATAAGTTCCAGCGGCACGATAAACGGATCCGCAACAACCTGCACAACCGGATTATTCGCAAGCCAATTGCGTTCTTCTGCGGTTAATTCAAGTTCAGGGTTTAATTCATATTCTTGTTGCCACCTGTTCGATAAATCCTGAAGTTCTTGTGATGAAATGGCCGCCATCCCTTTTTCCAGGATTGGAACAAGTTCCGGCCAGTCTTTGCGCACACCAAATCTTAATTCAATGTTTGATGCAAATTCCGGTAAATGATCGCGCCCAAGAACAGCAAGTCCCGGAATAAAATTTTTGGTAATTGCATAATTAGCAATCGGCAGCGTTACTGAAAAAACATCAATTTCACCGGCGGAAAGCGCGACGAGTGCCTCTTTAATATTTTCCTGAATAACCAAATTAAAATCGGGATAATCGCGTTTATAAATATCAAAATGGGCGAAATCCTCGATCACGCCAATTCTTTTGTCGGATAAATCATTTATAGAATTAATCGGATCGGATCCAGCGCGGCCGAAATACACCATCGGTAAGGCAATATAAGCCTCGGTAAATTCAAGAAATTCTTCCCGTTCAGGTGATCTAACGACACTATGAAGGATATCGAGTTCTTTATTTGCGACTTTACCGCTTAATTCTTCCCATGAATAGCCATTGGTAAATTCAATGCGCACACCAATTTTTTCAGCAAGTAAATTAATATAATCAATGGAATATCCCGCGGGTTCACCGCCAAGGACAAAATCAAATGGCGGCCAGTCCATCTGGTTGGTCAGTCTTAAAACGGGGTGCTCTGCAATCCATGCTTTT encodes:
- a CDS encoding urate hydroxylase PuuD; this encodes MDETVLFIIRYMHVLSGILWIGLLYYFNFVQIPSMPKIPDDQKPAIGKVIAPEALFWFRWAAMATLVFGIFLAMFNGYLVDAYTLKMPNIGFGMWFGTIMWFNVWFVIWPNQKIALGIVDAPAEAKPAAARKAMLFSRTNTMLSIPMLASMISAQNPIM
- a CDS encoding transporter substrate-binding domain-containing protein, yielding MTVFPVSIMAQDAEDDTNIVGLTDAEKAWIAEHPVLRLTNQMDWPPFDFVLGGEPAGYSIDYINLLAEKIGVRIEFTNGYSWEELSGKVANKELDILHSVVRSPEREEFLEFTEAYIALPMVYFGRAGSDPINSINDLSDKRIGVIEDFAHFDIYKRDYPDFNLVIQENIKEALVALSAGEIDVFSVTLPIANYAITKNFIPGLAVLGRDHLPEFASNIELRFGVRKDWPELVPILEKGMAAISSQELQDLSNRWQQEYELNPELELTAEERNWLANNPVVQVVADPFIVPLELIDENGNISGISGAYLDNIAEKLNVTFQWAGNKDWPEGMAKVEAGEADVLSAIVSTPERRRFLEFTDSYISLNNVIFALDEGEFFGNMNGLNGRTIAQLKDFSVTEFIKQDYPNINIIEVDTIGEALSLVSNGSADAYIGDLTTTSYYMAAEGYAGLVVAGDAPYQTAISMGIRNELPLLASSMQKAIISMTEIEKIEISRNWMALRVEVSQNNELIYRIIAISAIALLAILSWVMILRREIARRKETEKKLIISQRQAHKANQAKSTFLANISHELRTPLNAIIGFSDVMKSEVYGAIPQLKYREYLEDIHSSGNHLADVIKDLLDLSKIEAGKMQLAEVDFDIKACINETVKMIQGAADAKEIKINNQLAGIEEPFIFYGDKQACKRIFINLLSNAVKFTKNGGDITITAELNDEVGRIEIKDTGIGIPEDRIEHVLTPFGQIQDDHELNEEGTGLGLAIVTQLVTMHNCRFRLESEVGVGTTAIIELDMDRIS
- a CDS encoding phytoene/squalene synthase family protein, yielding MGIKPNMAELETYCAKQIKQYDYDRFLVTLFAPADVREDLFALYAFNHEVAKIREAVSEPMLGEIRLQWWRESIDGIYDDNPRNHEVVLPLSAAIKRSGIAKDRFMAIIDARQADIYDENPKTVSEFEEYLGNTSGNLMRLAALMIGERDEKVLELSYDLGMVWGLVGTLRAIRYHISMNKLSFPQDAMDSFGVKKNDIFAAEKNENLSKMIESFCMSATGYLDQIANEKGRLSKETKSIFLLGALSRSYLNMFKAAGYNPFEINEKASTFQRQCRLFFSALLGRI